The nucleotide window ACGCCGCTGACGATGCCTTTCGTCATCGAGCCCTCGAGCCCGTAGGGATTGCCGATCGCGAGCACCTCCTGGCCGACGACGGGCCACTCGTCGGTCAGCGACAGCGGAGTCGCCGTCTCGGGGATGTGATCGACCTCGAGGACGGCGAGGTCGCTGTAGCGGTCGGTGCCGCGCAACCGGGTTCCCGTCCAGTCGCCGTTGATGTACTGAAGATCGATCGCATCGCCGTCGGCGACGACGTGGTCGTTCGTCACGACGTGGGAGTCATCGATGAGAAAGCCCGAGCCCTGGCCACGACCTTGCTCGCCGGTCGCCGGATCACCGATACCGGCGACCCGGACCTGCGTGACCGAGTCGATGACAGCTTGATAGATGTCTGTATAAACCGAGCCGTCGGCGACGTTGTCCCGGTCGATCGAGGCAGAGGAACTCCCTTCCATCGTGGTATCGACTCGGGGTTCCGAACAGCCGGCGATGGCGCCGACGAGGCCGCTGCCGGCGAGGCCGAGAAACCCACGCCGGTCCAGTCGAGAGTCGTTCATGTCCTGTGATAGGACCCACACCATTTGAACGTCCGGATAGCCGGCCCGGCCGAAGGGAAAACGTGTTACCCGCGGCCGTCCGATTCTCGCCTATGATTACGGAAGACGCCCGCGCGTTACTCGAGACGGGTGCGGTCTGTGACTCCTGTCTCGGCCGCCCCTTCGCCGAGCGGAGTTTTGGACTCACCAACGCCGAACGCGGTCGGGCGCTACGGACGACGGTCGCGATGGCCGACGACGACGACTTCGATCCCGTCGACCCCGAGAAGTGCTGGGTCTGTGAGGGGTACTGTGGCACCTTCGACGCGATCGCCGAAACGATCGTCGACGCGCTGGCGGACGTCGACTTCGCCACCTATCAGGTCGGCACCCGTGTGCCGCCGCTGGTCGAAGAAAACGAACGCCTCCTTCGGGAGGATGCCGGCCTCGAGCCGGACGTCGGCGAACTCCTCAAACAGGAGTGCAACCGCGAGGTCGGCCGCCGCGTCGGCGCGAAGACGGGAACCGACGTCGACTTCGACCGCCCGGACGTGCTCGCGGTCGTCGACCTCGAGGCCTTCGACCCGCTCGAGGCGATCGAATCCGACGCCGTGACGAGCCATGCCGTCGACGTGCAGGTCAACCCCGCGTTCGTCTACGGCCGCTATCGCAAACTCGAGCGCGACATTCCCCAGACGGAGTGGCCGTGTCGAGAGTGCGGCGGGAGCGGCGTCCAACTGGGCGACGACGGCGAAGAGCCCTGTGACTACTGCGGTGGCTCGGGCTACATGTACGATACGAGCGTCGAACAGGTCGTCCGTCCCCACGTCGTCGACGCCATGCAGGGCGAGGAGGGCACCTTCCACGGCGCGGGTCGCGAGGACGTCGACGCTCTGATGCTCGAGGAGGGGCGACCGTTCGTCCTCGAGGTCAAGCGGCCGAAAACGCGTGATCCCGACCCTGAGGCGCTCGAACGGGAAATCAACGCGGCCGCCGAGGGTGCAGTCGAAGTCGAGGGGCTGCGGCTGGCGACCTACGAGATGGTCGAGCGCGTCAAAGAACACGACGCGAGCAAGCAGTATCGCGCCGACGTCGAGTTTGCCGAGCCAGTCGACGAGGCCGACTTCGAGGCGGCACTCGAAGACCTCACGGGGACGACCGTCGAGCAGGACACGCCACAGCGCGTCGACCACCGACGCGCCTCGCTCACGCGCGAACGAACCGTCTACGACATCGACGGCGAACTCCTCGAGCCGACGCGGGCCGAGGTCCGGGTCCACGGCGAGGGTGGCCTCTACATCAAAGAACTCATCAGTAGCGACGACGGCCGCACGGTCCCGAGTCTGGCCGGCTTGCTCGAGACCGACGCCGAGGTGACGGCGCTCGACGTGATCGGCGTCGAAGGCGAGGACGAACCGTTCGAACTCGAGGCGTACTTCCGGGACGAACCGCGAGCCGACGATTCGGACGATACTGCGGAAGCCGCCGACTGAGCGGGCGACGAGTCACAACGACTTTTATCGCCGCCGCTGAGCCATCTCGTATGCCATTCGGCGTCGATGAGGCGGGGAAGGGACCAGCGCTCGGATCGATGTTCGCCGCAGCCGTCTATCTCGAGGATCGAGCAGCGCTCCCCGACGGCATCGCGGACTCCAAACGGCTCACCCCGACACGGCGTGAGGAACTAGCGACACAGCTCCGTGCGGACGATCGCATCGCCGTCGGCGTCGCCGAGATCACGACCGCACAGATCGACGAACCGACGACGGATATGAACTCGCTTGCCGTCACGGCCCACGCCGAGGCGATCGCTGACGTGCTCGCAGACCTCGAGTCCGACGCCCTCGAGGGCGATTCGATTTCGGGACTCTGTGACGCCTGTGACACCGACGCCGACCGGTTCGCTCGTCGCGTGGCCGACACCTATGCGACCACGTCCACGTTCGAGACGTCGATCGAGTTCGAAATCGACGCCCGCCACGGGGCCGACGACGACTCGAAACTCGTCGGCGCAGCCAGCATCGTCGCCAAAGTCGAACGCGACGCCCACATGGCTGCTATCGCCGACGAGTATGGCCCGGTCGGCAGCGGCTACCCCAGCGATCCGACGACCCGGGCGTTCCTCGAGTCCTACGCCGACGAGCACGGCGACCTGCCGCCGTTTGCCCGCGAGTCGTGGTCGACCTGCGAGACCGTGCTCGCCGAGGCCCAGCAGACGGGGCTCGGACAGTTCTGATACGAGTGCCGTCCCGTCGCTTGCGACTGTTTTATAGGCACACTCGACACACGACTGATACATGCTCGACGTGATCGGACTGCTCGGACTCGCCGTGATTGCGACGGCCGTCGTCTGGAAGGGAAGCACGTGGCTCGAGGATTCGGCCAACCGACTTGCCGCGGGCTACGGCGTTCCGGCGGTCGTTCAGGGTGCAATCATCGCCGCTGCAGGCTCGAGTATGCCGGAACTGGTCAGCGTGCTCCTCGCAACGTTGCTGCACGGCGAGTTCGAACTCGGCGTCGGGGCGATCGTCGGCTCCGCCGTATTCAACCTGCTCGTCATCCCGGCCGCGGCAGTGCTCGCGGGCGACGGGCGAATGTCGACGGGCCGCGATCTGGTCTACAAGGAGGCGCTATTCTACATGCTCGCGGTCGCTGCCTTGCTGTTGACGTTCTCCTTGGCAGTGATCTACAACCCGCTCGCGGGGGCTGGCCTGCAAGGAGCCGTCACCCGCCCGCTCGCGCTGTTTCCGCTGTTGCTGTACGGGCTGTACGTTTTTACCCAGTATCTCGATACGACCGAACACGAAGGAAGCGCTGACGACACGGTCGACCTCGTCTCCGCGTGGCTCTGGTTCGGCCTCGGGCTCGTAGTCATCATCGTCGGCGTCGAAGGCCTCGTTCGGTCCGCGATCGGGCTCGGCGAGGCATTCGGCACACCAGCGTTCCTCTGGGGAATGATCGTCGTCGCCGCCGGCTCGAGCGTCCCGGATGCGTTCGTCAGTATCGCCGCGGCTCGGTCGGGCCGGCCGTCGGTGAGTCTGGCGAACGTGTTGGGGAGCAACGTCTTCGACCTGCTCGTCGCCGTGCCGGTCGGGGTATTGGTCGCCGGTACGCTGGCGATCACGTTCGAACACATCGTCCCGATGATGGGGTTTCTGATCCTCGCGACGATCGTCTTCTTTACCGTCGTTAGAACGAACATGTTGCTCTCGCGGCAGGAAGCGTGGCTGTTGCTCGTCCTGTACAGCCTGTTCGTCCTCTGGCTCGTCGTAGAGAGCATCGGTGTGACGAACGTCGTTCCGACCTGAACGTCGTCTCTGCCCTGTTTCCGGGAGGTTGCAGTGGCAGGCAGACCGATTTTATCCCTTTCACCGGTTTTTCCGCCGATTATCATGCCTGTCTGTACGAACTGCGACAGTCCCGTCTCTCTCGACTTCGCGCGTGTATACGGTGGTGATGGCAGTGTCGACTGGTGCCCGCGCTGTCGAGACGGGCGCCACCACGACGAATAACGAGCAAAACGACGATCAGAGCAGCTGAACGGCGCTACTTGTCGGTCAACAGCCGCTGGAGGATGTCCCCGTAGGCCGGTCGGGTGATGAGCACGCCGACCAGGACGCCCAGGATGGTGATGATGGCGAAGCCGCGCAGATCACCGAGGCTCAACACGGCCAGCGGCGACATCGCGACGATCGTCGTCGCGGCGGCCGCGCCGATGACCCAGAATGCCTTGCGGAAGCGGGATTCGAACACCCGCTGTGAGCTGACGTCACCGTCGTCCATCACCTCGTCGGCGATGATGATGAGGTCGTCCACCCCCGTCCCGACGACCGCGATGAACCCGGCGACGTGTGAGAGATCCAGCGGCATGCGTATCAGCGCCGCAAAGCCGAGCAGGATTACCACCTCCGCCATCGCGGTGACGATCATCGGTGTCGCGACCCTGACGTCGCTGTAGCGCAGGAAAACCACTCCACTAACCGTCACAACTGACAGCGCACCGATCAGCAGCGAGTAGAGCTTGAACTGATCCGCGAGCGCCGGCGACAGCGAGAGCGTCTGCTCTTGCTCGAGGTCGAGCGGTGCCGGGAGGGCCCCGGCCTGCAGGTTCACCGAGAGCGCTGCCCCTTGCTGTTGGGTCTGTGCGCCCATAACGAAACTCGGGTCGTTCGCCCAGCTTCCGTCGGCCATATTGCTGGCCAACGTCGGACCCATACTGTGGGCGTCGACGACCTCGCCGTCGACGACGGTGAGCAGACAGTACTGTTCGTTTTCGTGGTCAAAATTGATCGTCTCACCATCACCGCGGAGCGAACACTGTCCAACGCCCTCGCCGGTAAAGCCGAGGTCGTTCATTCGGTTCTGGTAGTCTTCTGCGGCGTTACTATCGACCTGCACCGGCACTTCGTATCCCGAACCGCGCTCCGACGGACTCGGCGGATCGACCGTTGCGATGTCGTCGCCCGTCAGTACCGTCTCGTTGGTCTGCGTGCCGTTCTCGTCCGGATAGTAGGCGACCACTTCGACGATCCCGCGCTCCGCGAGCAGTTCGCGGAGTTCGTCGGGGTCCATATCCGGCACTTCCGTGACGATGTAGTATTCGCCGCCGAATCTGGCCGACTCGTAGGCGTCACCGCCGGAGAGACCGGCCGCGTTGATTTTCGAGTTGATCGTCTGGATGATCTGCGACCGCGTCTCCGCGGTCACGCCGTCGCGGATATCGTCGTCAGGATCGACCTCGACGCCTGCTTCCGCGAGCGCCGCGGCAAACTCATCTTCGGACACCTCGTCGGTGAATATCTCGGCGTGGACGTTGCCTTCATCGTCGACGCTGACGCGAGCGTTGCCCGTCTCGAGACCGAGTTCCTCGTACAGCGTCTGTTCGATTTCGTTGAGCTGCTGTTGATCGACGCTTCCGTCTTCCTCGTTGACCGCGCCGGCGTCGATGTTCTCAGCGGTCATTCCGACGACGGGGGCGCTAATCCGCGTCCCGCCGTCGAGGCCGAGTCCGTACTCCAAATTGGTCGGATTGTCGTTCTGGCCCTCGACGTAACTGTCGTCGGCCATGATGCCACCGGGGACGAACAGGGCGACGAGTGCGCCAGCGACGAAGACCACCAGCAGGAGGATCCGCCAGTGCCCTTTGACGAAACTGATCGGTCCCATTACGATCGCACCCCGTGGAACTTGTACCAGCGAAGTAAGCTGAGATTGAGCATGTACGTGTTCATCAGGTCGGCCGCGAGACCGACGAAGAGGATGATTCCGATCGATGACAGCAGTTCGACACCGAACAGCCACGCGGCGACGCCCATCACGAGCATCGCTGCCATCGACGTCACCGTCATCGTAACACCGGTTTCCATCGCGCGGTTGGTACTCTCGTAGAAGTCACCGCTCCGGCGTAAGATATGGTTGTTCAACAGGATGTCCGAGTCGACCGAGTAGCCGATTAACATCAGCAAGGCGGCCACCGTTCCAAGCGAGAGCGAGATCCCGGCGATTGTCATGAACGCGAGCGGGATCACGAGGTCCGAAAACGCCGAGATGACGATCGCGATCGACGGGACGAACGTCCGAAAGAACAGGAACGTGAGTACGCTCATGCCGAGAAACGCGGCGGCGAGTCCTAACAGCGCGGTCCGTTGGGTCTCGCTACCGAAACTTTCCGAGATCGTCGACTCGAGCTGGACGATATCGGCGTCACCGTCCTGTGCTAGGTTCTGTTCGGCCTGGTCGCGCAGCGCCGAGCTATCGGTCGAGCTGAACTGGACGACGTACTGATTCTCCGTATCGGGTGCGGCAACCGCCTGAATCGACTCCGGTTCCTCGTCGAAGGCGTTCGCGATCTCCGCCTCCGAGGAGGTCGTCTGGACGGTCAGTTCCGATCCGCCGGAGAAGTCCATCCCCAACTGGACTGGCGTCCCCGTCGCGAGAAACGAGCCAGTGAGGACGAGCAATGCAACCGCGAGAACGGCAAGCGGCACCGCCGCGAGTTGGCGGTTACTGTACCGGGTATAATTGATCTCCGGTACGTCGAAATACCCCATGTATCGGACCACTGGACGGGGGCCGAAGTAAGCCTTCTCAATTTCTACAGCATGTTTCGGCCGGAATGTTACTGAAACGACGGTGCGCTAAAGCCGATCGCGCTCGTTATCGTCGGTATGACGTCCGAGTCAGATCGCCACGCCGGTCGATCGGTTTCACAGTCGGAGCCGCCAGCGGGTGCGGCCGCTGAGCGAGTCGTTGTCTCGTACCCCGCGGACCTCTCTGAGTGGGGACGATTTCAGGTCGAAAAGCCGTCGTTTCGTGCCTTCTTGCGGAAAACCCGCGACGCGGCGCGTCCGGGCGACGTCTGGGAGGAATTCGTCGGCGTCGGCTGCTGTGGAAACACGTTGGACGTCCCCCTGCGCGTCGAACGCGTCGACGGTGGCTCCCGAATCGACGCCGACACCGAGATCGACTACGAGGTACGGGACGCGTGCGGACTCGAGGGCAGTTGGCGAGTCCAGAGCAAGGGCGGCCCAAGCCGGGCCTGATACTGTCGGACAGAACTATTCGAAGATCGGTCGCGCTACTGCGGCCGCTAATTCGCGACCGACTTCTCACTGACTTCTGTCCGACAGTATGACTCGCTCAGTCCGGCAGATAGCGCACGCTCAACACGCCGTCGTCGATCGCCCGACGAACCTCGACGCGGACGGCTTCGAGTCGAGCCGCTCGAGCGATCGTCTCGTCGTCCTCGAGGACGTCTGCGGCGGCCGCCTCGACGTCGTCTGCTGGAACGCGGAAGATGTGTATCTCGCCGGTCCCGGCTCGCTCCTCCTGGATCAACTCGCCGACTTCGGCGCCGGCCGCCAGCTCTTTCGCGTGTTGGGTCGGCTCGAGATCGCTGTCGACCAGTTCGATCGCGCATCGGTTTTCGACCTCGATAACCTGCCACGTGACCTCGAGCGGCGGTTCCGGTGCGACGGTCGCCTCGAGGACGTCGTGAACCTCGAGGCCGGGGTTCGATCCGAGCGTGTGTACCTGTGCAGTCTCGACGTCACGGACGACGGCCGAGTCGGGTTCGGCGTGGGTGACGACGAACGTCCCCGTTGTCTCGCTCATAGGTGGTCGTAAGGCACTCGTCGGTTTCCGGGTTTCGGCTTTCGGTCGGCACGTCTCCGCGATCGTTCCCACTGGGCGGGGACCGAACGTGCGCTTATGCCGCCGAGCTGCATACGAGTTCGCATGGTCTGTTCGAAACTCCTGAAACTCTGGTACGGCACGAGTGCGCTGTACGGCCTCCTCACGGCGCTTGCCCCGAAACGGAGCCTGTCGCTGTCGCTGAACTGCTGGAAGCGTAGTTTCGAGAATGTCTCGGAACTCGAGCCGAAACCGTGGTACGTCCGCGCCACTCGAGCGGCCGGCATCGGCCTGTTCACCGCCGGAATCGCCGCCCTCGCCCTCGAGGAGCGTGCACGTCAGGCAGCCGACAACGACCGTGCGGACGATGTCGACGTCATCGAAGTCGACGTCGACGAGGACGAATCGGCCGACTAACTCCTTCTTGCGGCTCGAGTATCCGGTTTGCGGGTGACTTCGAGCCGACCGTGGCCGACTGCATGACGGAACGCCTTTTGCCCCGGCGGTTGCCTGCTCGCGTATGAACGTCGATATCGGTAACGCGCTGGCATCGGTCGCCTCGCCGGGCGTCTCAAGAGCGTCGCTCGAACGACTGGATGAACAGGTCGCGGACGCCCACGACCGCATCGAGCAGGGAATGAAAAATCACGAACACGGCTACGAAGCGCTGAACCTGCCCCAGCGAACTGACCCGGACGCGATCCGCGCGGCCGTCGAGCCCGTCGCCGACGCCGATGCGCTCATCACGGTCGGCATCGGCGGCAGCGCACTCGGCGCGGCGACGATCACGAACGCACTCGCCGACGAGAGCGACACCGAAGCGGTCTACCTCGACAACGTCGATCCCGAATGGGTCTCGAGCCACCTCGACCGACTCGACCTCGAGAATACGGCGATTAACGTGGTCTCGCGTTCGGGGACGACCGCGGAGACGCTTGCGAACTTCCTCGTCGTCCGGGACGCCTTCGAGTCGGCGGGCGTCGACTGGACCGAGCGCACGATCGTCACGACCGGCGACGCCGGCCCGCTTCGTGACCTCTCGGATCGCCACGACCTCCCCTCGCTGAAGGTCCCCGACGGCGTTCCGGGTCGGTTCTCGGCGCTGTCGGCGGTCGGCATGGTCGCCGCGGAAGTCTGTGGCCACGACCTCGAGGCTCTCCTCGAGGGCGCGGCCGCCGAAGCCGAGACCCTGTCGGGGTCGCTGTTCGAGTGTCCGGCCTACGCCTACGGCGCGACGACGTACGCACTCGATCAGCGCGGGGCCGGCATCAACGCGATGATGCCCTACGCGGAGTCGCTCGAGACTGCCGCCGAGTGGTTCGCGCAGCTGTGGGCCGAGAGCTTAGGCAAGGACGACCTCGGTCAGACCCCGGTGCGCGCCCTCGGCGTGACCGACCAGCACTCCCAGCTCCAACTCTACCGGGCTGGCCCGCGCGACAAACTCGTCACGTTCGTCTCGCCCGGTGAGGCCGCAGACCGATCGATCCCGGCCACTGACGTCGACGATCTCGCCTATCTCGGCGATGCGACGCTGGGTGAGTTGCTCGAGGCCGAGTTCGAGGCGACCGAGGCCAGCCTCGCGGCGGCCGGCCGCCCGAACGTCCGGCTCGAACTCGAGCGCGTCGATGAGTACGAACTGGGCGGCCTGCTGTACGGACTGGAAGCCGCGTGCGTGCTCGCGGGCGAACTCTATGCCGTCAACACCTTCGAGCAACCGGCGGTCGAGTGGGCGAAGAAGGCGACCCGCGGCCTGCTCGGTGGCGGCGAGTTCGAGGAAGCCGAAGCTGTCGCGGAGAAGACGTCGCTTCGCGTCGAGCGGTAGTCGGAACTCGAGCGATAGCTCGAGACTGGATGCCGGACGAGCAGTCGAACGTCGGCCGATCGGTTGCGTTGCGGTGGGCCTATGAACACGCACGCGAACACTCACAGTATGAGCGACACTGCGCAGGTCGTCGACGGTGACGGCGATCCGGGCTCGTCCGCGTTCGTTCCGACCGTCGGCACTGTCCTCTCGGCGATCACCGTCGCTGCACTGTTGATTCCAGTTCGATCCGGGGCCGACGATCCGGCGCTACTGGTCGCCGCGGCCGGGGCGCTGCTCACCACCGGCGCATTTGTCACGCGTCGGCACGCGCTCCTCGAGCGACGCGTCGCCGGCTCGATCGCCGCCGGCTCGAGTCTCCTCGTCGTGTTCCTCTCGGGATACGTGATCACCCAGGGGGTGCTCGGCTCGGTCGTCGTTCCGGGACTCGACTGGTCGATCTCGTTGCTGTTTTGTGCCTTTTTCGTCGCCGCCGGAAGCGTCGGCATCGGCGTCGCCGAGCGCGCGGGTCTCTCGAGTCGCGGACTGATCGC belongs to Natronorubrum aibiense and includes:
- a CDS encoding tRNA pseudouridine(54/55) synthase Pus10, with the protein product MITEDARALLETGAVCDSCLGRPFAERSFGLTNAERGRALRTTVAMADDDDFDPVDPEKCWVCEGYCGTFDAIAETIVDALADVDFATYQVGTRVPPLVEENERLLREDAGLEPDVGELLKQECNREVGRRVGAKTGTDVDFDRPDVLAVVDLEAFDPLEAIESDAVTSHAVDVQVNPAFVYGRYRKLERDIPQTEWPCRECGGSGVQLGDDGEEPCDYCGGSGYMYDTSVEQVVRPHVVDAMQGEEGTFHGAGREDVDALMLEEGRPFVLEVKRPKTRDPDPEALEREINAAAEGAVEVEGLRLATYEMVERVKEHDASKQYRADVEFAEPVDEADFEAALEDLTGTTVEQDTPQRVDHRRASLTRERTVYDIDGELLEPTRAEVRVHGEGGLYIKELISSDDGRTVPSLAGLLETDAEVTALDVIGVEGEDEPFELEAYFRDEPRADDSDDTAEAAD
- the rnhB gene encoding ribonuclease HII, translating into MPFGVDEAGKGPALGSMFAAAVYLEDRAALPDGIADSKRLTPTRREELATQLRADDRIAVGVAEITTAQIDEPTTDMNSLAVTAHAEAIADVLADLESDALEGDSISGLCDACDTDADRFARRVADTYATTSTFETSIEFEIDARHGADDDSKLVGAASIVAKVERDAHMAAIADEYGPVGSGYPSDPTTRAFLESYADEHGDLPPFARESWSTCETVLAEAQQTGLGQF
- a CDS encoding sodium:calcium antiporter, giving the protein MLDVIGLLGLAVIATAVVWKGSTWLEDSANRLAAGYGVPAVVQGAIIAAAGSSMPELVSVLLATLLHGEFELGVGAIVGSAVFNLLVIPAAAVLAGDGRMSTGRDLVYKEALFYMLAVAALLLTFSLAVIYNPLAGAGLQGAVTRPLALFPLLLYGLYVFTQYLDTTEHEGSADDTVDLVSAWLWFGLGLVVIIVGVEGLVRSAIGLGEAFGTPAFLWGMIVVAAGSSVPDAFVSIAAARSGRPSVSLANVLGSNVFDLLVAVPVGVLVAGTLAITFEHIVPMMGFLILATIVFFTVVRTNMLLSRQEAWLLLVLYSLFVLWLVVESIGVTNVVPT
- a CDS encoding DUF7563 family protein, with protein sequence MPVCTNCDSPVSLDFARVYGGDGSVDWCPRCRDGRHHDE
- a CDS encoding preprotein translocase subunit SecD, which codes for MGPISFVKGHWRILLLVVFVAGALVALFVPGGIMADDSYVEGQNDNPTNLEYGLGLDGGTRISAPVVGMTAENIDAGAVNEEDGSVDQQQLNEIEQTLYEELGLETGNARVSVDDEGNVHAEIFTDEVSEDEFAAALAEAGVEVDPDDDIRDGVTAETRSQIIQTINSKINAAGLSGGDAYESARFGGEYYIVTEVPDMDPDELRELLAERGIVEVVAYYPDENGTQTNETVLTGDDIATVDPPSPSERGSGYEVPVQVDSNAAEDYQNRMNDLGFTGEGVGQCSLRGDGETINFDHENEQYCLLTVVDGEVVDAHSMGPTLASNMADGSWANDPSFVMGAQTQQQGAALSVNLQAGALPAPLDLEQEQTLSLSPALADQFKLYSLLIGALSVVTVSGVVFLRYSDVRVATPMIVTAMAEVVILLGFAALIRMPLDLSHVAGFIAVVGTGVDDLIIIADEVMDDGDVSSQRVFESRFRKAFWVIGAAAATTIVAMSPLAVLSLGDLRGFAIITILGVLVGVLITRPAYGDILQRLLTDK
- the secF gene encoding protein translocase subunit SecF produces the protein MGYFDVPEINYTRYSNRQLAAVPLAVLAVALLVLTGSFLATGTPVQLGMDFSGGSELTVQTTSSEAEIANAFDEEPESIQAVAAPDTENQYVVQFSSTDSSALRDQAEQNLAQDGDADIVQLESTISESFGSETQRTALLGLAAAFLGMSVLTFLFFRTFVPSIAIVISAFSDLVIPLAFMTIAGISLSLGTVAALLMLIGYSVDSDILLNNHILRRSGDFYESTNRAMETGVTMTVTSMAAMLVMGVAAWLFGVELLSSIGIILFVGLAADLMNTYMLNLSLLRWYKFHGVRS
- a CDS encoding DUF5812 family protein — encoded protein: MSETTGTFVVTHAEPDSAVVRDVETAQVHTLGSNPGLEVHDVLEATVAPEPPLEVTWQVIEVENRCAIELVDSDLEPTQHAKELAAGAEVGELIQEERAGTGEIHIFRVPADDVEAAAADVLEDDETIARAARLEAVRVEVRRAIDDGVLSVRYLPD
- a CDS encoding glucose-6-phosphate isomerase, whose translation is MNVDIGNALASVASPGVSRASLERLDEQVADAHDRIEQGMKNHEHGYEALNLPQRTDPDAIRAAVEPVADADALITVGIGGSALGAATITNALADESDTEAVYLDNVDPEWVSSHLDRLDLENTAINVVSRSGTTAETLANFLVVRDAFESAGVDWTERTIVTTGDAGPLRDLSDRHDLPSLKVPDGVPGRFSALSAVGMVAAEVCGHDLEALLEGAAAEAETLSGSLFECPAYAYGATTYALDQRGAGINAMMPYAESLETAAEWFAQLWAESLGKDDLGQTPVRALGVTDQHSQLQLYRAGPRDKLVTFVSPGEAADRSIPATDVDDLAYLGDATLGELLEAEFEATEASLAAAGRPNVRLELERVDEYELGGLLYGLEAACVLAGELYAVNTFEQPAVEWAKKATRGLLGGGEFEEAEAVAEKTSLRVER